Part of the Paenibacillus wynnii genome is shown below.
CATTGCGGCTAACTGTGCCCGCGTTAACGATTGTTCCGGATGAAAGGAACCCTCGGCATCTCCCTTAAAGATTCCTGCCTCTGTCCAGCGATCTATCGCCTTCCCGGCCCACTTTGTAGAAGAGCTGTTTGAAGCACCGCTGTTTAGGGTTTGTGCCATCGCCCCAATTCCTGATAATAGATTGACTACCAATATCGCAATCATAGCGATACTTATCTTTTGTCTCATGTATTCACTCTCCCTTTTTGTTTTATCATATTGGAAACGCTTTCTATTCAATAGATTGCAAAACAACGATTCGTTTCACAAATTAACGATGTTGGTTCAAAACAAAAAATCCGGCGTTAGCCGGATTCCAAGGGATTCTTTATTTTCCTTTAAGTGGATTTTATTCTGGGAAACCATATCCGAATTAGCGTTCCTTCACCAAGGGAACTTTGGATAAGCACACCAAACTCTCTGCCGTATTGAAGCTTAATTCGTTGATCTACATTCCGAATCCCATAGCCGATTCCTTTATCGGTCGGGTCCAGCACCAAATCAATAATTTCCTCCTTCATGCCAAGACCGTTGTCCTCCACTTCAAACCAGACATATCCACCCGCTGGATATGCACGAATGGTAATGGATATCTCATCATCATACCAGGCATGCTCTAAAGAATTTTCTACAAAAGGCTGCAGAATAAACTTTACGGTCTCACACATAAGAACGTCCGGATGAATCTCATAGGTCACATTGATTCGATTGGCATTTTTAATTCGCTGAATATCAAGATAGGATTCTACAATCTGAATCTCCTGTTCAATCGGAATGATAATGTCCCCTCGATGCAAGGTGAGCCTGTAGAAGCGAGCCAAGGAACGTATAACCTCATGCAGCTTATCAATTTCCCCCAGCTTGGCCATCCGGCTAATTGAGGAAAAGGTATTATACAAAAAATGCGGATTCATCTGTGAATGGAGCACCTGCAGCTCAGTTTCTTTTTTCTCCAAATTACTAATGTAGACCTCATCAATTAATCTCTGAATGGTTGAAGCCATATCGTTAAAAGCACTGCCAATCTCCGCAAATTCATCGTTCCCCTGAATCGGCATCCGCTTATGGAAATTCCCCTCCTTGAACGACTTGAGGGAAGCAATCAGCTTCAAGAATCGACGCGAGAAATAATGCGACATCAGTAAACTGATCAGGAACAGTACGACGAGACTCGAAACGCAAATCCAAATGGTGACATTACGAACCTGTTCAGAATTCTTTTTCAGCGACGAGTAAGGTACCCAGGCCACGATGCTTGCCGGCATATTCGTGATCGGTTGCTTAATTTGCATATAGGAATCAGGTTTCTTAATGTATCCCAAATTAGATTCAGAAATTAGGCCCGGATCTGTCTTGTTCCGTGAACTAGAGAACAGCAGCCGATCTTGGCTGTCCACAATGAAAAGAATGCTATCTTCCCCTAATTGACCGGAATCCACATCAGAAAAAATAAACTTCATGTTCGCCGTCATCTTAATCAAACCATTCAACTGCAGAGTATCGTAGTTGATCAATGGCCTCAGGTAAGAGATACTTCTGGTTGTTTCATCCGTATCCACCTGTTTCCATTCGTTAGACCCGTAGTGCAGGGACAGTGATTTATACCAGGACTTGGCCTGAATTCGCGAAGAGTGAAACAACGAATACTGACGTCCACCACTGACATTTTCTCCATCGTTATAATAGAATTCACTCACATTCGGGTTATCCACATATAGGGACAGCTTAACCTCCTGATTGGGCAGGCTTGCAGCACTTTCTAATCTCGGCAGGATGTATTGGGACATGATGCTATATTTCTCCCAACCCGAATGATACCCCGTCAAATAGCGTGACAACGTCTGATCTGCGTATATTCCATCTGAGCTTCTGGTAATATCCTTCAGGCGGTAATCCACATTGTTACCGATTTGCCGTACCGCAACCTCCAGGTTGCTTCTGGTATGTTCTTCTATGGAATGAACAGAAGAGACATAAGCGTACGTCCCGATGCTGATAATGGGGGTCAAGACCAGGAGAAGATAGGAAATAAGCAGCTTAAAGCCTAAAGGAATATAGGAGGAAGACATACGTCTCAACATTAAGATCAACTCTGCTTTCTGTAATCGGCTGCGGTTATATTGTAGTACTCACGGAACTGCCTGCTGAAATAGGCTATATTTTTATACCCGATCAGATCTGCTACTTCATAAATTTTATAATGATGCTGATCTAGCAGTGTGATTGCTTTTTCCATACGGATTCTAACCAGATACTCATTAAAGCTCTCTCTCATATGTTCCTTGAAAAGCACACCCAGATGATTCGGCGAATAAGCGAAATGGTTCGCTACCTCGCGCAAGGTAAGGTTCTCGGCCAGCCTTTCACGGATGAACGTTTCAATATCCTCCATCAAACGCCGGTTCTTATGCTGCTTCTTCATAAAGATGATCTCTGAGATCTGAAACAACGTATTGCGGAGCCATCTTTTAATATCATCTACTGTTTCAAGGCGATGAACGATATCCATTTGCTGGATCCCCCACCCAAGCAGACTCTCATAAGTTTCGTTCAGCGTACCCAAATACGCCTCTAGCCGGGTTGCGATATGGATCGAGAAATGGTAAACCTTAACCGAATGCTCAAAGACAGCTGCCACCTCAAACAGCTCGTCTATGCAGTCACAAATGCCCACCAATCTATAGTTAGCCATTGCCCCGAACATCGCTTCAAGGACGGTACTCATATCCTTAATGTCCTTGGTCATCCCCGGTTTGTTCATAATAGGCGGGATCACCCGGTTCTTGCCGATAAACATTTTACCGTTCATACAAGTCTTGGCCTGGGAAAAAGAAACCGACAGCTCTTCCAGAGAAGTAATCTCACTTCCATAGCTGACGGTTATAGTAAAAGAGGTTCGCTCCCTGACTTCTAAAACCATCCGCTCCAGATCTTTTTCCAAAAACTCAGTAGGCCCTGTATAAATAAGCCCTATTTGAGAGCGGTTCAACCTGCACCATTTCCCGAGAGCAGTATCCTCAATATGTATACCTATAAAGTCCATAAGTTCG
Proteins encoded:
- a CDS encoding cache domain-containing sensor histidine kinase, producing MLRRMSSSYIPLGFKLLISYLLLVLTPIISIGTYAYVSSVHSIEEHTRSNLEVAVRQIGNNVDYRLKDITRSSDGIYADQTLSRYLTGYHSGWEKYSIMSQYILPRLESAASLPNQEVKLSLYVDNPNVSEFYYNDGENVSGGRQYSLFHSSRIQAKSWYKSLSLHYGSNEWKQVDTDETTRSISYLRPLINYDTLQLNGLIKMTANMKFIFSDVDSGQLGEDSILFIVDSQDRLLFSSSRNKTDPGLISESNLGYIKKPDSYMQIKQPITNMPASIVAWVPYSSLKKNSEQVRNVTIWICVSSLVVLFLISLLMSHYFSRRFLKLIASLKSFKEGNFHKRMPIQGNDEFAEIGSAFNDMASTIQRLIDEVYISNLEKKETELQVLHSQMNPHFLYNTFSSISRMAKLGEIDKLHEVIRSLARFYRLTLHRGDIIIPIEQEIQIVESYLDIQRIKNANRINVTYEIHPDVLMCETVKFILQPFVENSLEHAWYDDEISITIRAYPAGGYVWFEVEDNGLGMKEEIIDLVLDPTDKGIGYGIRNVDQRIKLQYGREFGVLIQSSLGEGTLIRIWFPRIKST
- a CDS encoding response regulator transcription factor, producing MFRAVLVDDEDYDLEGLRLLIPWNELGIEVVCSENKPLAALHFIENHNIDLLITDIKMPVISGIELSRKAMEKNPGLKTVFISGYQDFNYAKQAIDLKAHGYILKPVDDEEIVTVLRTAVAELENDRIKRTEDTSVMTSFHFIKNDVLQHLLEGTIDRETLGAFLGRYPMDLVFSSAHAVLVEADDVLLRIGQNPEAGNGELDELMDFIGIHIEDTALGKWCRLNRSQIGLIYTGPTEFLEKDLERMVLEVRERTSFTITVSYGSEITSLEELSVSFSQAKTCMNGKMFIGKNRVIPPIMNKPGMTKDIKDMSTVLEAMFGAMANYRLVGICDCIDELFEVAAVFEHSVKVYHFSIHIATRLEAYLGTLNETYESLLGWGIQQMDIVHRLETVDDIKRWLRNTLFQISEIIFMKKQHKNRRLMEDIETFIRERLAENLTLREVANHFAYSPNHLGVLFKEHMRESFNEYLVRIRMEKAITLLDQHHYKIYEVADLIGYKNIAYFSRQFREYYNITAADYRKQS